AGAGCCTAGAAGGACCTGAAGGCTGCTTGGCGACGGTGGGCCGACTATGCCTAACGCTGGCGAGCGAAACGACCGAATTCGTTCTGGCTACTGAAGATACCGGCGAGCTTCCATTAAGGCCGACCATGGAGCAGATTGCTACTCTCGCAGGTTGGGCTCTCTTGGATGCAAGGGCTGCGCTCGACCATTTGGACCTTGGGGCGCTGCTCACCTAGGAGACAATCAGCAGGTCTCGCATCTCGGGCGTGATGTAGTAGTGGAATCCCGGCGGTCGATGCCCATCTGTAGTGGCGAGAGTCGTGACAAGCGCCTCAGAGAATAGCAACAGCGCACGGGCAGAATCAGCCAGAAATTCGATATCCGACGCCGAATGAATGCTGAAGAGGTTCCCGCCATGCACTACGGTCGGCGCGTCACCTGCAGGTGCGGGTTCGTACTCTCCAACCAGCGGTACACCTCCATCCCGGCGTTGTAGTGGCGCTACACCTATCAAATAGTCCGACTCGGCCACCTCCCAACCGAGCTTAGAAGCGATGGATGCACGAATACCAATGATTCCCGGATCGAGAACCAGGAATATATCTGGTCGATTATCGCCGTCATCGGTCTTGAGACTCTTCAGGTGCTTGACGATAGTGGCGATTGACTGAGTAACACGGTAACCAACGGCCGTATACAAAGGTGCCGGTCCTACGCGACTTACAAGCGCCCGAACACTCGCTACCTTTTCTCCGATATCTTCGATCTCGTCCTTACCCACAGAAGTCTTCACTTCGATCGCACCCCGCACGTTCTCGATCGGGAACAGAATCTGATTTGTCTGCGCGAGGATTGCAGGCTCATCGATTGCGTCGAACAGGACGATATCGGTCTGTGACGATTCGTTGCCTTCGGTGTCGAAGATCAA
This Mycobacterium simiae DNA region includes the following protein-coding sequences:
- a CDS encoding DUF6602 domain-containing protein → MQLISQYWNGVLRRLQAEVEGFNSLISHQGEKGRENELSLARVLSNLIPGRYGVGSGLIFDTEGNESSQTDIVLFDAIDEPAILAQTNQILFPIENVRGAIEVKTSVGKDEIEDIGEKVASVRALVSRVGPAPLYTAVGYRVTQSIATIVKHLKSLKTDDGDNRPDIFLVLDPGIIGIRASIASKLGWEVAESDYLIGVAPLQRRDGGVPLVGEYEPAPAGDAPTVVHGGNLFSIHSASDIEFLADSARALLLFSEALVTTLATTDGHRPPGFHYYITPEMRDLLIVS